A genomic stretch from Candidatus Nitrososphaera gargensis Ga9.2 includes:
- a CDS encoding TCP-1/cpn60 chaperonin family protein, with the protein MSNPNFGVWRPVAENVELNALESNSNAVMAVADTVRTTLGPKGLDKLLIDQAMNRHVSNDGVTILLSLKAIHPVARMIVEIAERQEQLVGDGTTTAVVMSAEMIKEGKRLVKELGVHPTKVVEGIDSGVRHACQLLESEAKRISINDVELEQIVRTSLASKLDGKRLAELVISALRTVGENARYNGQYDFNKSIMVIRKTSMEDQIINGVVLERKKLDPELPMEIHNAKVMITKLDLKPVKESWIKENNKYQEILLMENDRIKKSKEMVDAMLATGANVILIASPEVDQAVEDMLVAKRVFAARIATEEIEHLSRYTGAKPVRVMEDLSRPDILGTAERVREDEDNNMIYLEGGSGRNMVTIVVSGTTKETSLERWRAAIDGVNAAEAALNKGVVPGGGAAELHVVEKVKSLRLKGLEQVGLEVVTSALESIMRQILTNAGFNGLEKVMAAKASPPGFGIDINSGEPVDMWKMGVIDPLMVKTMALQAAGEIAKSVLRIDRNLAAEDLSQQALSETKR; encoded by the coding sequence ATGTCGAATCCGAATTTTGGAGTATGGCGGCCCGTGGCCGAAAATGTTGAACTTAATGCCTTGGAGTCAAATTCCAACGCGGTGATGGCAGTTGCTGACACTGTGCGCACCACTCTGGGACCAAAGGGGCTTGACAAGTTGCTGATAGATCAGGCGATGAACAGGCATGTATCAAATGACGGCGTTACCATTCTTCTTTCCTTAAAAGCAATACATCCTGTAGCAAGGATGATAGTCGAGATTGCAGAAAGGCAGGAACAGCTTGTTGGCGATGGAACTACCACTGCAGTAGTAATGTCTGCAGAGATGATAAAGGAAGGGAAGAGGCTGGTAAAGGAGCTTGGGGTGCATCCTACTAAAGTAGTAGAAGGCATTGACAGCGGAGTTCGACATGCGTGCCAGCTGCTGGAAAGCGAGGCAAAGCGGATATCCATCAATGATGTTGAACTGGAGCAGATAGTAAGGACTTCTCTGGCATCAAAGCTTGATGGCAAGAGGCTTGCAGAACTTGTCATTTCTGCTTTGCGGACAGTCGGGGAAAACGCGCGCTACAATGGACAATATGATTTCAACAAGTCCATAATGGTAATCCGCAAGACCAGCATGGAAGATCAAATAATAAACGGAGTTGTCCTTGAAAGGAAAAAGCTAGATCCAGAGCTTCCGATGGAGATCCATAACGCAAAGGTAATGATAACCAAGCTTGACTTGAAGCCAGTAAAAGAATCTTGGATAAAAGAGAACAACAAGTATCAGGAGATCCTCTTGATGGAGAATGACAGGATCAAAAAATCAAAGGAGATGGTAGACGCGATGCTGGCCACTGGGGCTAACGTAATACTCATTGCCTCTCCGGAAGTCGACCAGGCAGTTGAGGATATGCTTGTTGCCAAGAGAGTTTTTGCGGCCAGAATCGCAACAGAAGAGATCGAGCATCTCTCCCGCTATACTGGAGCCAAACCTGTCCGCGTTATGGAAGATCTCAGCAGACCGGATATACTCGGCACAGCAGAGAGAGTAAGGGAGGATGAAGACAACAACATGATCTACCTTGAGGGCGGATCAGGTCGCAACATGGTCACCATAGTTGTGTCAGGTACAACCAAGGAGACTTCCCTTGAGCGCTGGCGGGCGGCAATAGATGGCGTCAACGCAGCCGAGGCGGCTCTTAACAAGGGGGTGGTTCCCGGCGGTGGAGCCGCGGAATTGCACGTAGTTGAAAAAGTGAAAAGCCTCCGGCTCAAGGGCCTAGAGCAGGTAGGACTCGAAGTTGTGACTTCGGCTCTTGAAAGCATAATGCGCCAGATACTTACAAATGCAGGCTTTAATGGCTTGGAGAAAGTCATGGCGGCAAAGGCATCTCCACCCGGCTTTGGAATAGACATAAACTCTGGCGAGCCGGTCGATATGTGGAAAATGGGCGTAATCGATCCGTTGATGGTCAAAACCATGGCGCTGCAGGCAGCAGGCGAGATTGCAAAATCAGTCCTGAGAATCGATAGGAATCTTGCAGCAGAAGATCTCAGCCAGCAGGCGCTGTCTGAAACAAAGAGGTGA
- a CDS encoding urease accessory protein UreE — MITVDSIIGNIYRDKSLGKKYDEMLSKSQAESVRINRIESQRVRMRKTSNKGTDIALTLPSGTKLRHGDILLNTSNQMIVIELEPENVISLEIKKNLHDDDDHVVQIPARIGHAIGNLHRPLKLQGRTIYFPIQAESEVEMFRKIFSPLEDHLEIKSMKMVFEPDEGMDVHEH; from the coding sequence ATGATAACAGTGGATTCAATAATTGGCAACATCTACAGAGACAAGAGCCTCGGAAAAAAATATGATGAAATGCTGTCCAAGTCACAAGCCGAATCAGTGAGGATAAACAGGATAGAGTCTCAGCGTGTCAGGATGCGCAAAACCTCAAACAAAGGAACAGACATTGCACTGACCCTGCCCTCTGGGACAAAGCTGCGGCATGGGGATATCCTCTTGAATACAAGCAACCAGATGATAGTAATAGAGCTTGAGCCAGAGAACGTCATATCGTTAGAAATAAAGAAAAATCTGCATGACGATGATGACCATGTTGTGCAGATTCCTGCAAGAATCGGCCACGCAATAGGCAACCTGCACAGGCCGCTAAAATTGCAGGGGAGGACGATCTACTTTCCCATCCAAGCCGAATCCGAGGTTGAAATGTTCAGAAAGATCTTTTCCCCACTTGAAGACCACTTGGAAATAAAGAGCATGAAAATGGTTTTTGAACCTGATGAGGGAATGGATGTCCATGAGCACTGA
- a CDS encoding urease accessory UreF family protein, translating to MSTEHEHTMTDIADIGMMQLADSFFPTGMYTTSSGLEAIFYSERKKMSPDELRDLVKVFLEHQIGPADCTALGNAYEHASKGNLDMLLEVDNTIHAMKLVKEIREASSRSGTQMLRCIHSFSQTNKLLGGYLAALKEGKGHGTYPVALAIAANVFSIPKRKAGIMMLYSFSVSIIGAALRLGMLQHFDGQRIIDELKPIISKTVESYIDRSIEGIWQFAPQLDIIQMTHERMSSKMFIT from the coding sequence ATGAGCACTGAGCACGAACACACCATGACCGATATTGCTGACATTGGCATGATGCAGCTTGCAGATTCTTTCTTTCCAACAGGCATGTATACAACCTCCAGCGGGCTGGAGGCCATATTCTACAGCGAAAGGAAAAAAATGAGTCCGGACGAACTTCGGGACTTGGTCAAGGTATTTCTCGAACACCAGATAGGCCCTGCGGACTGCACCGCGCTTGGGAACGCCTACGAGCATGCTTCTAAAGGTAATCTTGACATGCTGCTGGAAGTAGATAATACGATACATGCAATGAAGCTCGTCAAAGAAATCAGAGAAGCATCTTCAAGATCGGGCACCCAGATGCTAAGATGCATCCATTCATTTTCCCAGACTAACAAGTTACTTGGTGGCTATCTGGCTGCACTAAAAGAAGGCAAGGGGCATGGAACGTATCCAGTCGCGCTTGCCATAGCCGCAAACGTTTTTTCCATCCCAAAACGCAAGGCCGGCATAATGATGCTCTATTCGTTTTCTGTGAGTATCATCGGAGCAGCGCTGCGCCTAGGGATGCTGCAGCATTTCGACGGCCAGAGGATCATTGACGAATTAAAGCCGATCATATCAAAGACTGTCGAGTCCTATATCGACAGATCGATAGAAGGAATCTGGCAGTTTGCTCCCCAACTTGATATCATCCAGATGACGCATGAAAGAATGAGCAGTAAAATGTTTATTACTTGA
- the ureG gene encoding urease accessory protein UreG — MSKTRIPRVGVGGPVGSGKTMLIEKVVPVLSARGYKVGIISNDVVSKEDADRMRRNLAQEQHLMPEDLVIGLATGGCPHTAVREDPSMNLSVVEEMELKHGYLDMIMIESGGDNITTTFSPALADYFIYIIDVSGGDKYPRKRGLGIETCDLLVINKIDLAPLVGADLSVMDRDAKIVRGSKPHVFVNCKTGEGISKVAEHLIRDVLFESPPKAIARR, encoded by the coding sequence TTGAGTAAAACTAGAATTCCAAGGGTCGGCGTTGGAGGTCCTGTCGGTTCAGGCAAGACAATGCTGATAGAAAAGGTGGTTCCTGTTCTGTCTGCAAGGGGCTACAAGGTTGGCATAATTTCAAACGACGTGGTTTCAAAGGAAGATGCGGATAGAATGCGCAGAAACCTTGCTCAGGAGCAGCATCTCATGCCAGAGGACCTAGTCATTGGGCTGGCCACTGGGGGCTGCCCGCACACAGCGGTAAGAGAGGATCCTTCAATGAACCTATCAGTCGTTGAGGAGATGGAATTGAAGCATGGATACCTTGACATGATCATGATAGAAAGCGGCGGAGACAATATCACCACTACCTTTAGTCCTGCCTTGGCGGATTATTTCATTTACATTATTGATGTATCGGGCGGAGACAAGTATCCTAGAAAGAGGGGCCTTGGAATAGAAACATGCGACCTGCTTGTGATAAACAAGATAGATCTAGCACCACTTGTCGGGGCTGACCTGTCTGTAATGGATAGAGATGCCAAGATCGTCAGAGGCAGCAAGCCCCATGTATTTGTAAACTGCAAAACAGGCGAGGGCATATCCAAAGTTGCAGAGCACCTAATCAGAGATGTTTTATTTGAGTCGCCACCCAAAGCCATTGCTAGACGCTGA
- a CDS encoding urease accessory protein UreD, with product MEDVNKLEYYVPSSIPPEVLAYASTLDQLGVGKAGKLGGLILKLEKDEVSGKTAVKQQYSRVPLYTQRALYLEEALPSMAYMYIISPSGGILQGDRYRMDITLRREAMAHLTTQGATRIYRMEKNFATQIVNITVEQGCYLEYIPDQIIPYRNSRFYQIANLHVHDNATLVYSEMVTPGRVAGGEHFDYDICYMKTVAKNQKERLRYYDVAILEPKKRNMGAFGVLEKLDVFGTVYVLTETEKVLELYEEISREIRRVGGFSGGASILPDNNGIIIRLLGSTASEVRSVIFEVVRSVRKVVLNAPFSGIRKG from the coding sequence TTGGAAGATGTAAACAAGCTAGAGTATTACGTACCGTCAAGCATTCCCCCGGAGGTACTGGCATATGCATCAACGCTTGATCAGCTAGGCGTGGGGAAGGCTGGCAAACTAGGTGGCCTCATACTGAAGCTGGAAAAAGATGAAGTATCGGGCAAAACGGCCGTGAAGCAACAGTATTCCAGAGTCCCTCTTTACACTCAAAGGGCGTTATATTTGGAGGAAGCACTCCCGTCGATGGCCTACATGTACATTATTTCCCCATCAGGCGGCATACTGCAAGGAGACCGCTACAGGATGGACATAACGCTGAGAAGGGAGGCAATGGCTCATCTTACTACTCAGGGGGCCACCAGGATATATAGGATGGAAAAGAATTTTGCGACCCAGATCGTAAATATCACAGTAGAACAAGGTTGCTACCTTGAATATATCCCAGACCAGATAATTCCATACAGAAATTCAAGGTTCTACCAGATTGCAAATCTACATGTCCATGATAATGCTACCTTGGTGTATTCGGAGATGGTGACTCCTGGTAGGGTGGCAGGAGGGGAGCATTTTGATTATGATATCTGCTACATGAAAACCGTCGCAAAGAACCAGAAGGAGCGCCTGAGGTACTATGATGTTGCAATCTTGGAGCCCAAGAAGCGCAACATGGGGGCCTTTGGAGTATTGGAAAAGCTTGATGTTTTTGGCACCGTCTATGTCCTTACGGAAACGGAGAAAGTTTTGGAACTTTACGAAGAAATAAGCCGAGAAATCCGGAGGGTTGGAGGATTCTCTGGTGGCGCATCTATTCTGCCAGATAATAATGGCATCATTATAAGGTTGCTTGGCAGCACGGCAAGCGAAGTAAGGTCTGTGATCTTTGAAGTTGTAAGGTCGGTGAGAAAGGTGGTGCTGAATGCCCCATTCAGTGGAATTAGGAAAGGCTGA
- a CDS encoding nickel/cobalt transporter gives MQQDPVLLGIIAFGLLHGLNPSHGWTVAVLYSIRSKAPLRSSIISSGIIAGAHFFSSIVVVVAFILVTTFVEVPQLYLNYVVAAALAVLAYIFWKEKGTDVVESQHGHLHHDIMGHTEHKHLHWHEDTGNHVHLHVHEKIFVPTLAAMAGLALALGFAHEEEFVILTLAVGGVNPLFLMLAYATAVSASLIGTTVLAVKIYARIERRVIRYAKYLPKVSAVILAAMAAGFALGVL, from the coding sequence ATGCAGCAAGATCCAGTTCTGCTGGGTATAATCGCGTTTGGTCTATTGCACGGATTGAACCCATCGCATGGCTGGACGGTTGCAGTATTGTATTCTATTCGCAGCAAGGCGCCGCTGCGCAGCAGCATTATCAGTTCTGGAATAATTGCTGGTGCACACTTTTTTTCTTCTATTGTTGTTGTGGTCGCGTTCATTCTTGTTACAACATTTGTGGAGGTGCCACAGCTCTACCTCAACTATGTTGTAGCAGCCGCCTTGGCAGTATTGGCGTACATCTTTTGGAAGGAAAAAGGTACTGATGTCGTAGAATCACAGCATGGACATCTGCATCATGACATCATGGGACACACAGAGCACAAGCATTTGCACTGGCATGAAGATACCGGCAACCATGTCCATTTGCATGTGCACGAAAAGATATTCGTGCCTACCCTGGCTGCGATGGCAGGGCTTGCCTTGGCATTGGGTTTTGCGCATGAGGAAGAATTTGTCATCCTTACGCTTGCAGTTGGCGGCGTTAATCCCCTTTTCCTGATGCTGGCCTATGCAACTGCAGTTTCTGCTTCACTCATTGGGACAACCGTACTGGCCGTCAAAATATATGCGCGTATAGAACGTAGAGTAATCAGATATGCAAAGTATCTTCCCAAGGTAAGTGCAGTAATACTGGCCGCAATGGCGGCAGGCTTTGCGCTTGGTGTCCTTTAG
- a CDS encoding deoxyhypusine synthase gives MAGRAKKDKELLRSPVRDYSIEQNDDVNSIFSSMTRSGGFESRNLADGVDILRRMIDDKSCTKFMSFVGALMSTGARGIIRDMVRNKMCDVIITTCGALDHDIARAYDKYYAGDFRMDDGMLLDKDIHRLGNVLVPMGNYGPLIEEKIQKCLADMYKEGKRSVSTYEITDYIGSTLDKSSFLYWAHKNRIPVIVPGIVDGAVGSQVWFFYQQHKDFKVDILKDQSKLSDIVFEAKRSGAFMIGGGISKHHTLWWNQFRGGLDYAVYITTAPEWDGSLSGALVAEAISWGKVTAKARQVTIHGEATTLLPFIYAALIKAKM, from the coding sequence ATGGCCGGCAGAGCGAAAAAGGATAAGGAACTTTTACGCAGCCCAGTAAGAGATTACTCGATTGAACAGAATGATGATGTCAATTCCATCTTTTCCAGCATGACCCGTTCTGGAGGCTTTGAGTCACGGAACCTTGCCGATGGCGTCGATATCCTGCGCAGGATGATAGACGACAAGAGTTGCACCAAGTTCATGTCCTTTGTGGGCGCGCTGATGTCGACTGGAGCAAGAGGCATTATCCGCGACATGGTAAGAAACAAAATGTGTGATGTCATTATCACTACATGCGGCGCACTCGATCACGACATTGCAAGGGCCTACGACAAGTACTACGCCGGCGACTTTAGAATGGACGACGGGATGCTGCTTGACAAGGATATCCACAGACTTGGCAACGTGCTGGTTCCCATGGGCAACTATGGCCCGCTCATCGAAGAAAAGATCCAAAAGTGCTTGGCAGATATGTACAAGGAAGGCAAACGCAGCGTTTCGACATACGAGATAACCGACTATATCGGGAGCACGCTTGACAAGTCATCATTCCTGTACTGGGCCCACAAGAACAGAATCCCAGTGATAGTGCCCGGCATCGTTGATGGCGCCGTAGGCAGCCAGGTCTGGTTCTTTTACCAGCAGCACAAGGACTTCAAGGTGGACATCCTGAAGGACCAGAGCAAGCTATCTGACATTGTCTTTGAAGCCAAAAGGTCTGGCGCGTTCATGATAGGCGGCGGCATTTCAAAGCACCACACGCTCTGGTGGAACCAGTTCAGGGGCGGGCTTGACTATGCTGTCTACATTACCACGGCGCCTGAATGGGACGGGAGCCTGAGTGGCGCCCTTGTAGCGGAGGCGATATCGTGGGGCAAAGTGACTGCCAAGGCAAGGCAGGTTACCATCCACGGCGAGGCAACTACGCTCTTGCCATTCATATATGCCGCGCTGATCAAGGCAAAGATGTAA
- a CDS encoding cation:proton antiporter domain-containing protein — protein sequence MDLRGVNVKVLALAGITIAVAVGTKLVDCGLLSIIFLKDRRKAMKVGIGMISRGEVGLIVVATGASAGVLSTNLFSTRVIMVAVSTIITPVWLKLAYRKDPPPEPAVLVEKRGS from the coding sequence GTGGATCTCAGGGGAGTCAACGTCAAAGTGTTGGCCCTAGCAGGCATCACAATCGCAGTGGCAGTTGGAACAAAGCTGGTCGACTGCGGGCTTCTATCAATAATATTTCTGAAGGACAGGAGAAAAGCGATGAAAGTAGGAATAGGCATGATATCAAGGGGCGAAGTTGGACTTATAGTTGTGGCAACAGGCGCGTCTGCAGGAGTCCTATCGACCAACCTGTTCAGCACCAGGGTAATTATGGTTGCTGTGAGCACGATAATCACGCCTGTCTGGCTCAAGCTGGCATATAGAAAGGACCCGCCGCCTGAACCAGCAGTACTGGTGGAAAAAAGAGGAAGCTAA
- a CDS encoding cation:proton antiporter has protein sequence MATEHVLQVLVTLTILLFAAKLMARLVQRMKQPIVLGEIIAGIIIGPFAIGGLLLIDGRPIVMLDETVLIIGEISAIIILFVAGMGTTPKELMKLGAPSFTVGALGVVAPFFVGYFVFVSIGIESLHVIIVATALIATNIAISVKVLSELGRLQSREGRLILGAAVADDVLAITVLSVVLTMVRTGNINPNINGVALSLLQILGIYAATLVASVVAIPRLLNLEIWKPHGSTEVAATAACFAVSGAASFAGLSPIVGAFAAGMAVTASKAFQQIRQYAEKLDIVFAPSSLR, from the coding sequence TTGGCTACTGAACATGTCCTTCAAGTTCTCGTCACTCTAACCATACTGCTCTTTGCCGCTAAGCTCATGGCAAGATTGGTACAGAGGATGAAGCAGCCCATAGTCTTGGGAGAGATAATTGCTGGCATCATAATAGGCCCCTTTGCCATCGGCGGCCTGTTGCTCATCGACGGGCGCCCTATAGTCATGCTTGACGAAACGGTGCTCATTATTGGTGAAATCTCGGCGATCATTATTCTTTTTGTGGCAGGGATGGGAACCACTCCAAAGGAGCTCATGAAGCTCGGTGCCCCATCGTTTACAGTAGGAGCTCTCGGGGTAGTCGCTCCGTTCTTTGTAGGCTATTTCGTATTTGTCTCAATAGGCATCGAGTCGCTGCATGTGATAATTGTGGCCACGGCCCTGATAGCCACCAACATAGCCATCTCAGTCAAAGTATTGAGCGAGCTTGGAAGGCTGCAATCCAGAGAAGGCAGGCTCATCTTGGGTGCGGCAGTCGCAGACGACGTGCTGGCTATTACAGTGCTGTCCGTGGTTCTCACCATGGTCAGGACAGGAAACATCAACCCCAATATCAACGGCGTTGCCCTGTCCCTTTTGCAGATTCTTGGGATCTATGCCGCCACACTCGTAGCTTCAGTTGTTGCAATACCACGCCTCTTGAACTTGGAAATCTGGAAGCCGCATGGAAGTACAGAAGTCGCAGCGACGGCGGCCTGTTTTGCAGTTTCCGGAGCAGCATCCTTTGCAGGCCTGTCGCCAATAGTAGGCGCTTTTGCTGCCGGCATGGCAGTAACTGCCTCCAAGGCCTTCCAGCAGATAAGGCAATACGCAGAGAAACTGGACATTGTTTTTGCCCCCTCTTCTTTGCGATAA
- a CDS encoding homospermidine biosynthesis protein, whose product MDSRHTFTGRKIDPQKVSANMTVPDLIRFYGSTGYNARRLAEAAEILQDMIDTNSTVCLTLAGAMTPIGLGRTISEMIEKGFIDWIVATGANVYHDLHFAYDLPVRQGHFDVDDDILYAKQIVRIYDVYIKEMGTLQAQDLIVQKEIRRAKDMPPNASTADIAYALGKAAKENAKHPEKSFLVKAYEHKVPVYMPAISDSSIGLNMLPLLFEGKGVFPNVILDVAESAAILWKSDRSGGLELGGGVPKNFFQQTGPALYQILKIKEGGQDYLIQLTDARPDTGGLSGATLQEGKSWGKIKTSHRGNVIVYGDSSVYFPLLCSYAMSVCSPRKHKQLYEKKDAWVEEMKRTYFKNKK is encoded by the coding sequence GTGGACAGCAGGCATACATTCACCGGCAGGAAAATTGATCCCCAAAAAGTTTCTGCAAACATGACCGTTCCAGACCTGATCAGGTTTTACGGCTCGACCGGCTACAACGCGCGCCGGCTTGCCGAAGCTGCAGAGATACTGCAGGACATGATAGACACCAACTCGACTGTCTGCCTGACCCTCGCAGGTGCAATGACCCCGATCGGGCTTGGCCGGACAATCTCGGAAATGATAGAGAAGGGCTTTATAGACTGGATCGTGGCGACCGGTGCCAATGTCTATCATGACCTCCATTTCGCTTACGACCTGCCAGTGAGGCAGGGCCATTTTGACGTTGACGACGACATCCTTTACGCAAAGCAGATTGTGAGGATTTATGACGTTTACATAAAGGAGATGGGAACGCTCCAGGCGCAGGACCTGATAGTGCAGAAGGAGATCAGGAGGGCAAAGGACATGCCGCCCAATGCGTCCACGGCCGATATCGCCTACGCGCTTGGCAAGGCGGCAAAGGAAAATGCCAAGCATCCGGAAAAGTCATTTCTGGTCAAGGCGTACGAGCACAAGGTGCCAGTGTACATGCCAGCGATAAGCGACTCGTCGATCGGCCTCAACATGCTGCCGCTCCTGTTCGAAGGCAAGGGCGTGTTTCCAAACGTCATACTTGATGTCGCCGAGTCTGCCGCCATCCTGTGGAAGAGCGATAGGTCAGGCGGGCTTGAGCTTGGCGGCGGGGTTCCCAAGAACTTTTTCCAGCAGACCGGGCCTGCACTGTACCAGATCCTAAAGATAAAGGAGGGCGGACAGGACTACCTCATACAGCTGACAGACGCACGACCGGACACAGGCGGGCTCTCTGGCGCTACGCTGCAGGAGGGCAAGAGCTGGGGCAAGATCAAGACCTCTCATAGGGGCAACGTCATCGTCTATGGCGACTCGTCTGTCTACTTTCCGCTGCTCTGCTCATACGCAATGTCTGTGTGCAGCCCAAGGAAGCACAAGCAGCTGTACGAAAAAAAGGATGCATGGGTAGAGGAAATGAAAAGGACATACTTTAAGAACAAGAAATAG
- a CDS encoding ferredoxin reductase domain-containing protein, translating to MIGGLWTIKNLKIIYTVTDENAVGSWSGKRGRINKEMITRHLGSDEIANAIFYICGPPAMLKAMQELLQEFQVQEERIKVKEFTGY from the coding sequence TTGATAGGTGGGCTCTGGACAATAAAAAACCTAAAGATAATCTACACAGTCACGGACGAAAACGCCGTAGGATCATGGAGCGGGAAGCGTGGCAGGATAAACAAAGAAATGATTACAAGACACCTTGGCAGCGACGAGATTGCAAACGCTATTTTCTATATCTGCGGCCCGCCGGCCATGCTCAAGGCAATGCAAGAGCTGCTGCAAGAATTTCAGGTGCAAGAAGAAAGGATCAAGGTTAAAGAGTTTACGGGCTACTGA
- a CDS encoding GH116 family glycosyl hydrolase, which produces METTEDYIRQGINPGGYYKAIWCRDASYILRDWFLAGHAEAVMRELMFIWSHQIAAGREKIIYGRGSPEMRYLSQVATSETEKRFEGALPTTIFHGFSEVYGQDPDIDSTALMISATSWILNAYLKAGLVSAPQLSYITESLEARISRTVSDPSTVIDFVLPRMLKGVDYLVGRDIDGDGLLEQGHNEDWMDTVLRSGKIVYSQACWILALSNLSSLLAELGKDEDANRIMALANRSVKAVEEKLWLEEEGTYIDLQEEHHIGGPYKTLTQDVVFYMIAVTENTTSDILSVHKDRKKEPASPEFTKHASSTLDAIKARIWKEKWPLVTEVELKTTGPWVLHPNEYHNHTFWPWITGAEMLARSRLRRFEECDHLLSILIQGEHSDNNSMLAFYEWVDSITGRGNGAFPFRTGISSIRLAIIDILANMQRTISSP; this is translated from the coding sequence ATGGAAACGACTGAAGATTACATTCGCCAAGGGATAAACCCCGGAGGATACTACAAGGCAATATGGTGCAGGGACGCATCATACATACTCAGAGACTGGTTCCTAGCCGGTCATGCTGAAGCCGTGATGCGTGAACTGATGTTCATCTGGTCCCACCAGATTGCAGCAGGCCGCGAGAAGATAATCTACGGCAGGGGGTCGCCAGAGATGAGATACCTTTCACAGGTAGCCACGTCAGAAACCGAAAAGAGGTTTGAAGGGGCGCTCCCTACGACCATATTTCATGGTTTTTCCGAGGTGTACGGTCAAGACCCTGACATTGATTCGACTGCATTAATGATTTCTGCCACATCGTGGATCCTGAATGCCTATCTGAAGGCCGGGCTGGTTTCGGCGCCGCAGCTGTCTTACATTACAGAGTCGCTAGAAGCGAGGATATCAAGAACAGTATCCGACCCTTCAACCGTCATAGACTTTGTACTTCCCCGGATGCTAAAGGGAGTAGACTACTTAGTAGGCCGGGACATTGATGGCGATGGGTTGCTTGAGCAGGGCCATAACGAAGACTGGATGGACACTGTGCTTAGGTCCGGAAAAATAGTCTACAGCCAGGCATGCTGGATACTTGCCCTGAGCAACCTCTCTTCTCTTCTGGCAGAGCTTGGCAAGGACGAAGACGCCAACAGGATTATGGCGCTAGCCAATAGATCGGTAAAGGCGGTAGAGGAAAAATTGTGGCTGGAAGAAGAAGGGACCTACATCGACCTGCAGGAGGAGCATCACATAGGCGGCCCCTACAAGACGCTCACACAAGATGTTGTATTTTATATGATTGCAGTCACCGAAAACACCACCAGCGACATTCTCAGCGTCCACAAAGACAGGAAAAAAGAGCCGGCAAGCCCCGAATTTACCAAGCACGCCAGCAGCACGCTGGATGCCATTAAAGCTAGGATATGGAAGGAAAAGTGGCCGCTGGTTACAGAAGTAGAGCTCAAGACCACTGGCCCATGGGTACTTCACCCAAACGAATACCACAACCACACTTTCTGGCCTTGGATCACGGGGGCAGAGATGCTTGCAAGAAGCCGGCTTCGCAGGTTTGAAGAATGCGACCACCTGCTTTCGATCCTGATCCAAGGCGAGCACAGCGATAACAACAGCATGCTTGCATTTTACGAATGGGTCGACTCAATTACCGGCAGAGGTAATGGAGCGTTCCCCTTCAGGACAGGCATCTCTTCAATAAGGCTGGCTATCATCGATATTCTGGCAAACATGCAGAGGACAATCAGTAGCCCGTAA